The region GTGCCGGGTAAGTTGTTCTCAGCCAGAAATAACCGGCCGGTTTCATTCCTATTTTGGCTATTTTTAGGATTCGGAAATAGCAGCAATGCAGGGATATACTATCCTTAGCTGTAATTATCGTGGCATATCCGGGAACATTTTTTTAACAATTGAAGATGCTTCCTGTGTGGCCATGATCGCTCCGAATTCACTTGTGAACGGTTTTAGTTCATCGATCAGGCGGGGCACCTCTTCTATGCAGGCTCTTGCCGGAGTAAAGGGAGTCCGGGGCGTCTCCGGTTGTGTTCCATTAGCCGTGGGAGCTTGTTGAGAGCTGTCTTTTGCTTTTGCCGGGGCGGCTGGCGGAGAAATCTGGTAAATATGGCATGAAAGCTTCCATGCAACCTGAAGATCGCGGTAGGCATAGCGATATTCTTTGAGGGATGTATAAGCTTGGCCCCGGAGCATAAAAGCCTGTGCTTTTTCTTCTTCCGAATAATCAGAGTCGATCATGTCGGTCAATTTGGCCACCGCATCATCATATTGCTTATGACGGGTGTATTCCTGTGCCTGATCAATTGGACTATAGAAGAAAGAGCATCCTCCCGTGGCACTTAGCAGCAGGCACAGGAGAGCGCAGGTCAGCTTTTGAAATTTCAGTACAGGGTTTAATGTCATAATTAATGATTATCGCACAGCCTGACACTGTGTGTCTACGCATTATGAGGATGCTTACTTTGCCCTGCCTGTTCACAAATAATTGAAAATAATATTTTTAAGAACAGGGACAATCGCTGTGCAGATAAGTTTATAATATATAAGGCCCGAAATCATGTTGATTTCGGGCCTTAAAAGTTGGTGCAATTAACATGCTGTCTTAAATTTCAAAGAGCATTTCAAGATCGTCACGTGTGAGCGACTTGAGAGCGGACTGGCCGGGTATGATGGCGTCCGCAACGTTCTTTTTCATTTCTTGCAGTCCTAGAATTTTTTCTTCCACAGTATTCTGGCAGATCATCTTGTAAGCGAAGACCTGACGTTTCTGGCCGATGCGGTGAGTACGGTCAGTAGCCTGATTTTCTACTGCCGGGTTCCACCACGGGTCGTAGTGGATAACGTAGTCGGCGGAGGTCAGGTTCAGACCGGTACCACCCGCTTTCAGCGAGATGAGGAAGATGGGGATATCCGGGCTGTCATTAAAACGGTCCACCTGCTCGAAACGATCTTTACTGGAGCCGTCGAGATAGGCAAACGGAATATCTTTAATGGTCAGCCAGGAGCGGATTACATGCAGCATCTGGACGAACTGTGAGAAGACCAGCACCTTGTGTCCGCCTTCGACAACATCAAAGATGAGGTCTTTGAAGGCGTCGAATTTACCGGAAGGCAGATTCGTGGACAGTCCGGGCATATCCAGCTTGAGCAGACGCGGGTGGCAGCAGATCTGGCGCAGTTTGAGCAGTGCGTCAAGGATGGACATCTGGCTTTTAGCCATGCCTTTCTCGTCCACGTCCCTAAGCACCTGATCTTTGAGGCGCTTGGCAAGGGCGTTGTAAAGTTCGCGCTGCTCCTCAATGAGTTCGCAGTAATGAACGGTCTCAATCTTAGGCGGCAGATCCTTGGCCACTTCGGATTTTGTGCGGCGCAGGATGAACGGTTTCACCCTTGTGCGCAGGTAATTCAGTGTTTCCTCGTCACCGTCTTTGATGGGCTTTACAATTCCCCTCTGGAAGGCATGCTGAGAACTGAGGAAGCCGGGCATAAGGAACTCGAACAGCGACCAGAGCTCGAAAAGATTGTTCTCGATCGGTGTACCGGAAAGACATAAGCGCATGTCGCTCTTGAGCTTGCGGACCGATTTAGCTGTGATTGTGTTCGGGTTTTTGATGTTCTGGGCTTCGTCAAGAATTACAGAAGTATATTCGTGCTTGAGCAGTTCTTCAAGGTCCCGGCGCAGCAAGGCATAGGTGGTAATCACAATTGTGGAATCCGGGATTCTTTTGAACAGGTCCTCGCGTCTGGAGCCGTAAATGGTCAAAACAGGGAGGTGCGGGCAGAATTTCTGCGCCTCACGTTCCCAGTTGGGCATAACCGAAGTAGGCACGATGATCAGGTTCGGACCGGTAATCCCCCGTTCATGCAGGGAGAGGATGAAAGACAAAGTCTGGATTGTCTTACCAAGCCCCATTTCATCCGCAAGAATTCCGCCGAATTTGTAATCGCGAAGGAAGTTCAGGTAGCTGAGTCCCTGAATCTGATAGGGCCGCAAGGTGGCGTTCAGTGCCTTGGGCTGGTTGAGCATCTTAATTTCATCGAAATTGTGGATCTTCTCACGCAGCTTTACGAATTGTTCATCGGTTTTGGCGTCAGGAAGGTCTTCGATGATTTTATCCAGCACCGGGGTCTCATATTGCTCGAAATGCTGGCGAGGAGGCTGCTCAGGATCGTATCCAAGTGCTTTGAGCTTGTGGCTGAGCTTTTTGAGCCATGATTCCGGCAGACTGGTGTACGATCCGTCCTTAAGCTGAACGTATCGTTTACCCTGACTCCATGCTTCCCATATTTTTTCAATGGGTACACGCTGGTCGTCGTATTCTACAGTGATATCAAGGTTGAACCACTTGTTGTCTTCGTCTGTATCAATCTCGGCAACAATCTGCGGAGTGGTCAGCCTTACCTTGTAACGGGTCAGGTTTTTCTCTCCGTAAATACGGTATGCTTCTACCAATTGCGGGTAATGATCCAGCAGGAATGTGATGGCTGCTTCCTGTTCCATGAACCATATGGAATTGTTACGCGGCTGGAATCCCATGTCGCGCAGCTCGGCAAACAACTGGGCCTCTTCGTCCTGAGCGCGGCGTACAAGGTAGGATTTTTCTCCGTCTCTGTAGCTTCCGGTTTGCAGGTCGGGGTTCGGTTCGCCCATGGGAATTTCACCATGCTCTGTGTCGTAGGTATTATCGATCCTTATAGTCAGGAGCGATCCTTCCTCGTTGAGGTAGAGCTTGGGGTTGAATGTAGCCGGAACAAAGAACGGCTGCATTTTTTCAAGAAATTCTTCATGGTCATGAAGGTCTGAAACCGGGATCTGGGTCCAGACGCGGTCAAGAAATTCTGGAATATCCGCCGGGGGAATTACCGGATTCTGTATGCGCATCTCTTGCACCAGTTTGGGCGCAAGTGTGGTCTGGACCGGGTAGAAACCCTGTTTCCAATATACCCAGAGGGGTAACCGTCCATAGAAAAAGACTTCATCGTCGTCCATGATGGAGAAGGGCGGTTTCCCTTCATCCGAAAGCAGGATGTCGAAAGACAGGCCATCCTCGGAAAGTTCCGGTGAGAGCTTGAGTTGCATGGTTCTGCTTTCAATTCGGATGGGAATATCCGTATCGCGCAGGAAAATGTAATATTCGTCTTTGATGGCAGTGAAGAACCACGCGTGCAGTCCGGCTGGAATTTCCACACGATGGCCGCGATAATCAAGGTAGTAACCGATTTGTTCAGCCACACGCGGCAGATTTGGAGAGGTCTCACTCCATTCCGGTTTCTCGATTACATTTTGCAGTTCAATCTCGTTTTGCACCTGTGAAAGGCCGGATTTATTCTGCCGGGCCCGGAAAAAGGCCACCTGCAATCTTTCCGGTTCAGGATACATGCGGTAAATAATATAATGTTTGCCTGCTTCCGGTTCTAATTCAGTGGAAAAAAATGAACGGAAATTCTGACGCCAGTCAGCCTGTTTTTGGCTTTCGGCCTTTTCTTCTTCAGAATCAAGCGAGAGGAGCAGCTTAAGTGCGGCTGCGCCCACGTGCTTACATACGCCGGAAAATGATTCCGGGCAGTTGCAATAGTGGTTGATGCTTTCCTCGGCCAGATTAAGTCCTAGCTCCGAGGAGTATATTTGAAAATCATCGCCTTGGATGGAGGCGTCGACATCCCAGTATCTTTCGCGCTTTTTCAGGTCGAGCTTCTGAACTCCCTCTGAATTCACAATAGCGCGCGATCCTTCCAGAATATATTCCGGAACGGTTCCTGATACGAATGATTTGAGAATTGATTTTACTACAGCTTCTTCGTTTTGAGACATAATGATGTTTTCCCCGAACTGAAACTTTCCTTAATTAATTATATCTTAAGTTGAATTAATTATTTTTTATATTAAATAGCTACTTTAGCGTATAAATCGTAAGAACGAAACTGCTTCCGCTGCATCCGTAAAGTAAAAAGCGGTTAGGGTCAATCTGTAACGGTTGGTTACTTGGCTTTTAATCCACAATAGTCCATACTGTATATTATCAATGCAGTTGGCTCAATGAAAGATTTTTATGCACAAAAATAAGGATAACATGAACAGATATATCTCCGCAGCAGTGATTGTTGCATGTCTGGTTTTCTTCCCTGCCTGTAGTCAGGATTCCGGCAAGGATACCGGGCAATCCCCGACGGTGGAAAAAGTTAACGTTGATGAAAACAACCCTGTTTATGGCGGAAGGCTTACGGAACCCACTCTGGCTGAACCCATGTGTCTTATTTCCGCTCTTTCCTCCGACTCGGCAAGCCACGTACTTGCCAGCAAAATATTTGTTTCTGCACTTAAATACAACAAAGATATTGAACTTGTTCCTTATGCTGCCGAATCTTTTGAAGTATTGGAAGGCGGCAAATTATTGAAGTTCAAGCTCCGGGAAGACATCAAGTGGTTCGATGGAAAACCGCTGACTGCCGAAGATGTTGAATTTACGTATAATCTGATGATTGACCCCGAGACGCCGACAGCATACGCCGGAGACTTCAAAAATATCAAGGAATTTAAGAGGACCGGAAAATACACCTTTGAAGTTCGCTACGATAAAGTTTTCGCACGCTCCCTGATCACATGGGCTTCGGACATCCTCCCCAAACATATTCTGGAGGGTGAAGATCTTAATACAACAAAATACAGGCGTGACCCGGTCGGAGCCGGACCCTATAAACTTAAGGAATGGGTGCCCGGACGAAGGATTGTGCTGGAAGCAAATGATGATTATTTTGAAGGTCGGCCCTATATTGATGAACTGGTCTACCGGGTTATTCCCGACCTCTCCACGCAGTTTCTGGAGCTAAAAAGCGGCAGTCTTGATAGCATGGAATTGACCCCGCAGCAGTACCTGTTCCAGACTAAAGGTGGGAACTGGGAGCGTGATTTCCAGAAATTTAAGTATCTTTCCTTCTCGTACGCTTATCTCGGTTTTAATATGGAAAGTCCTTTTTTCAAAGATGTTCGGGTCCGGCAGGCTATGAACTACGCCATCGACAAAGATGAAATAGTCAAAGGTGTGCTGATGGGACAGGGCTATCCGGCTATGGGGCCTTATAAACCGGGAACATGGGTGTATAACGATAAACTCAAGCCTTACGGATACAAACCGGAAAAGGCGAAGGAACTACTCAAGGAGTCCGGCTGGACTGATAGTGACGGCGACGGCATTCTTGACCGTAACGGCAAGCCTTTTGCCTTTACCATTATCACTAATCAGGGAAATTCCTTGCGTATTAAGGCTGCAACAATTATTCAAAACCGTCTGAAGGATGTTGGAATAGCTGTTAAGATTCGGACTGTTGAATGGGCGGCCTTCTTGAAAGAATTTATTGACAAAGGCCGTTTCGATGCCACTATCTTAGGGTGGAACATTCTTCAGGACCCGGATATCTATTCTGTCTGGCATTCCTCTAAAGCCGTTCCCGGCGGACTGAATTTTGTTAAATATAAAAATAGTGAACTTGATGAGCTGCTTGACCTCGGGCGGTCCACGCTTGATCAGGCTAAGCGTAAAGTTATTTATGACCGCATTCAGGAAATAATGCATGAAGAGCAGCCGTACTGCTTTCTTTATGTTCCTATGGCCCTGCCTATCTACAGCAGCAGGATCAAGGGTTTGAAGGTAGAACCTGCGGGTCTGGGTTATAACGCCGACAGATGGTGGATTCCGGCTCCGTTACAGAAAAAAAGTTTACAGCAGTAATTATGATACGCATTAACGAAATCACTGACGTTGTCAGTACTTATATTGATGATCCTGATCTGGACCTGATCCAGAGGGCTTATGTCTTTTCCGCAAGAGCCCATGAAGGTCAGGTTCGTCTCTCCGGCGAGCCGTATCTTGCCCATCCTTTACACGTGGCTAAGATTCTGGCCGACATGCGGCTTGATGAACCAACTGTGGCCGCGGGACTGCTGCACGATACGGTTGAAGATACCGACACCACCATCGATGAAATTGCCGAACTTTTCGGCGAAGAGGTCGCTGATATTGTTGACGGTGTGACCAAGATCGGCATGATGGACTTTGAATCCAAGGCCATCGCCAAGGCTGAGAACATACGTAAAATGATTCTGGCCATGGCCGAAGACATCCGTGTGCTCATGGTCAAGCTTGCTGACAGGCTGCACAATATGCGCACCCTTGATTTCCAAAAGGGTTACAAACAATTACTGATCGCACAGGAAACCATGGACATCTATTCCCCGCTTGCCAACAGGCTGGGGCTGTACATGGTCAAGCGCGATCTGGAAGATCTATGTCTTTATTATCTTAAGCCGGATGTCTATCAGGATATCACCGACGGGCTAGAACGCCAGCACACCATTGGTAAAGAGTATGTGGACAACGTAATTGAGCTGCTGAAAGGTATTCTTGATACCAACGAGATCAGGGGCACCATTTACGGGCGCACCAAGCACAAAAACAGCATTCATAAGAAAATGCAGCGTCAGGGGCTGAGTCTTGATCAGGTCTATGACATAATAGCTTTCCGGGTTATCGTTGATTCAGTGAAGGACTGTTATTCCGTGCTTGGGCTGGTCCACTCAATGTGGAAGCCTGTTTCCGGTAAGTTCAAGGATTATATTTCCATTCCCAAAGCCAATATGTACCAGTCGCTGCACACCACGGTAATCGGTCCGGAAGGTGAGCGCATCGAGATTCAGATCAGAACCGAAGAGATGCAGCAGGTGGCGGAATACGGTGTTGCCGCCCATTGGCAGTACAAAGAATCCGGGAACAGCGAGGCCAAGCAGAACCGGGACGCCGAACGTTTTTCATGGCTGCGCCAGATTATGGACTGGCAAAGGGAACTTGAAGATCCCCGCGAATTTATGGCTTCATTGCGGTTCGATCTTTTTAATGACGAAGTTTATGTCTTTACCCCGGCAGGTGAGATCAAGGAACTTCCCGATGGTGCTACTCCTGTCGATTTTGCTTATTCGATTCATACCGAGGTGGGCAACCACTGTACCGGAGCAAAAATTAACGGACGCATGGTTACTCTTAATTCCGTGCTAAAAAACGGTGATACCATTGAGGTCTTTACCGATAAAAAACGTAAGCCCAGCCGCGACTGGCTTAAGTTTGTAAAAACCGCAAAAGCCCGGACCCGAATCAAGCATTACATTCGTACTGAAGAAAGAACCCGGTCCATCATTCTTGCCAAGGAACTGCTTGAAAAAGAAGGCCGGCGCATGAATATTAATGTGCCCAAGGCCATGAAAGACGGTTACTTTGTCATGCTGGCCGATGAGTTTAATTTCGGTAACGTGGAGGATCTGCTTTCCAATATCGGCTATTCGAGGATTACCCCGCGCAAGGTGCTCAAACGTCTGCACGCAGTTCTTACCGAAGTTGAGGGCGTTCAGGCTGAAATACCTAAACCGGAACAAAATCCGGTAATTGAAGGGGAAAAGACCAAGGGTGCCGCAAATTCCATTGATATCGAAGGCGTGGATAACGTCCTCATTCGTTTTGCGGGATGTTGTACCCCGCTTCCGGGTGAGCCTATAATCGGTTATATCAGCCGCGGGCGTGGAGTGGTAATCCATTCCGCAACCTGTCCGAATATCAAGAGCCTTGAAGAGGAAAGACTGCTCAATGTTTCATGGTCCGGCAGTCAGGAAGAATCCCAGCATCCGGCTCAGATCCGTATACGCTGCCGCAACCAGAAAGGGCTGCTGGCCAAGATATGTACCGTACTCACTGAAATGGACGTGAATATCGATTCCGGTGAGTTCAAGTCTGATCTAGACGGAAACTCTGTTCTGGAATTCACTGTCGAGGTTATCGATTTGGGTCATCTGCATCGATCTCTTAACAAGTTGAAAACTATTGAGAATGTGCTGGAGGCTACAAGGCTGAGCTGACGCCGTCCTGCTTTGAAAAGTTAAAATAAAGTCCCGTCGAATCTAATTCGGCGGGACTTTTTTGTTTTATAGCTCGTTAAGGATTGTTGTTGCAGGTTCAACCGTTACTAATATTGGCGCATACATTTCCGACCATACAAAATTATGGTGTTTAATGATTGTTTCGGCATCAAGATAGGGCTTATTCGCTGTGGTATGCGAATCTGATGCAACATGCACTTTGTGACCCATTGTTGCGGCCCGCCGAACAGTTGAATCCACGCAGAAATCTGTGCAGCATCCGGTGATGATCAGTTCGTCCACATTCATCTGAGTCAGTATTTGCTCAAGTTCTGTATTGCAGAAAGAGTCGCAATTGCTCTTCTCCACGGTTATGTCAATTGGCCGAAAATCCAGTTCATCCAGAATCTGCCAGCCTTCCGAATTCAGTTGCAGCCCGTCCTCTTCACTATTGTGGCGGATAAAGATTACCGGGAGGTTCTTGTCCCGTGCTTTCGCTATAAGTGAATTGATCCTGCTGATTACTCCGGTAGCGTCGTGACGGTGCCCCGCAGCAAATAATGCTTTTTGCATATCTATGATCAGTAATGCTTTCATGCTGATTTCCTTCTGAGAGGTCATTAAAGACTTTAGTCGACAGATTTTTAAAATATTATTTGATTGTTGGAAAGTGTAATCTCTTTAATTGTCTTAAGTGACTTAATTACAAAATGAATTTTTAAATATTAATATCAAACGTATTATTTAAACGAAATATTTAAACAAACGTTTGACTTTTAGTCGACCGATGACTATTTCTTTCTCCTAAAAGAATCAAAAACTCAGTAGAGAGGCTCAATAATATGACGCAACATACTAAGGGAAAAACAAATAAAGCACGTGGCGAAGAGACCCGTGAAAAGCTACTTAAAGTGGGGCTGAAGCTTTTTGCCATGAACGGATTCAATGGTGTCAGCATGCGCAGTCTTGCTGCTGAGGCTGAGGTTAATCTGGCTACAGTGGGTTATCATTTCGGCGGAAAGCAGGGGCTTTACGAGGCGGTTATTGAAGAGATTGTCCGTTTCCGTGATGAAGTTATGCCCGGAGAAGAGGCCGTTCTGGAGCAACTTGCCCGTTTTGAAGCCGGAGAGATTAGCAAAAAGGATCTGGTTGTCTGGTTTTTCCGGGCCCAGATGCACGGAATTCTCAGCGATCCCATCACTCTGTGGGGCGTTATGCTGATTAACCGTGAAATGGCAGATCCCAGCGAGTCATACGCGCTACTGGATAAAGAATTCTTTGCTCCATCTTTTGATTCTATGCATTTGTTGCTC is a window of Maridesulfovibrio sp. DNA encoding:
- a CDS encoding DEAD/DEAH box helicase; translation: MSQNEEAVVKSILKSFVSGTVPEYILEGSRAIVNSEGVQKLDLKKRERYWDVDASIQGDDFQIYSSELGLNLAEESINHYCNCPESFSGVCKHVGAAALKLLLSLDSEEEKAESQKQADWRQNFRSFFSTELEPEAGKHYIIYRMYPEPERLQVAFFRARQNKSGLSQVQNEIELQNVIEKPEWSETSPNLPRVAEQIGYYLDYRGHRVEIPAGLHAWFFTAIKDEYYIFLRDTDIPIRIESRTMQLKLSPELSEDGLSFDILLSDEGKPPFSIMDDDEVFFYGRLPLWVYWKQGFYPVQTTLAPKLVQEMRIQNPVIPPADIPEFLDRVWTQIPVSDLHDHEEFLEKMQPFFVPATFNPKLYLNEEGSLLTIRIDNTYDTEHGEIPMGEPNPDLQTGSYRDGEKSYLVRRAQDEEAQLFAELRDMGFQPRNNSIWFMEQEAAITFLLDHYPQLVEAYRIYGEKNLTRYKVRLTTPQIVAEIDTDEDNKWFNLDITVEYDDQRVPIEKIWEAWSQGKRYVQLKDGSYTSLPESWLKKLSHKLKALGYDPEQPPRQHFEQYETPVLDKIIEDLPDAKTDEQFVKLREKIHNFDEIKMLNQPKALNATLRPYQIQGLSYLNFLRDYKFGGILADEMGLGKTIQTLSFILSLHERGITGPNLIIVPTSVMPNWEREAQKFCPHLPVLTIYGSRREDLFKRIPDSTIVITTYALLRRDLEELLKHEYTSVILDEAQNIKNPNTITAKSVRKLKSDMRLCLSGTPIENNLFELWSLFEFLMPGFLSSQHAFQRGIVKPIKDGDEETLNYLRTRVKPFILRRTKSEVAKDLPPKIETVHYCELIEEQRELYNALAKRLKDQVLRDVDEKGMAKSQMSILDALLKLRQICCHPRLLKLDMPGLSTNLPSGKFDAFKDLIFDVVEGGHKVLVFSQFVQMLHVIRSWLTIKDIPFAYLDGSSKDRFEQVDRFNDSPDIPIFLISLKAGGTGLNLTSADYVIHYDPWWNPAVENQATDRTHRIGQKRQVFAYKMICQNTVEEKILGLQEMKKNVADAIIPGQSALKSLTRDDLEMLFEI
- a CDS encoding peptide-binding protein — its product is MNRYISAAVIVACLVFFPACSQDSGKDTGQSPTVEKVNVDENNPVYGGRLTEPTLAEPMCLISALSSDSASHVLASKIFVSALKYNKDIELVPYAAESFEVLEGGKLLKFKLREDIKWFDGKPLTAEDVEFTYNLMIDPETPTAYAGDFKNIKEFKRTGKYTFEVRYDKVFARSLITWASDILPKHILEGEDLNTTKYRRDPVGAGPYKLKEWVPGRRIVLEANDDYFEGRPYIDELVYRVIPDLSTQFLELKSGSLDSMELTPQQYLFQTKGGNWERDFQKFKYLSFSYAYLGFNMESPFFKDVRVRQAMNYAIDKDEIVKGVLMGQGYPAMGPYKPGTWVYNDKLKPYGYKPEKAKELLKESGWTDSDGDGILDRNGKPFAFTIITNQGNSLRIKAATIIQNRLKDVGIAVKIRTVEWAAFLKEFIDKGRFDATILGWNILQDPDIYSVWHSSKAVPGGLNFVKYKNSELDELLDLGRSTLDQAKRKVIYDRIQEIMHEEQPYCFLYVPMALPIYSSRIKGLKVEPAGLGYNADRWWIPAPLQKKSLQQ
- a CDS encoding bifunctional (p)ppGpp synthetase/guanosine-3',5'-bis(diphosphate) 3'-pyrophosphohydrolase, with amino-acid sequence MIRINEITDVVSTYIDDPDLDLIQRAYVFSARAHEGQVRLSGEPYLAHPLHVAKILADMRLDEPTVAAGLLHDTVEDTDTTIDEIAELFGEEVADIVDGVTKIGMMDFESKAIAKAENIRKMILAMAEDIRVLMVKLADRLHNMRTLDFQKGYKQLLIAQETMDIYSPLANRLGLYMVKRDLEDLCLYYLKPDVYQDITDGLERQHTIGKEYVDNVIELLKGILDTNEIRGTIYGRTKHKNSIHKKMQRQGLSLDQVYDIIAFRVIVDSVKDCYSVLGLVHSMWKPVSGKFKDYISIPKANMYQSLHTTVIGPEGERIEIQIRTEEMQQVAEYGVAAHWQYKESGNSEAKQNRDAERFSWLRQIMDWQRELEDPREFMASLRFDLFNDEVYVFTPAGEIKELPDGATPVDFAYSIHTEVGNHCTGAKINGRMVTLNSVLKNGDTIEVFTDKKRKPSRDWLKFVKTAKARTRIKHYIRTEERTRSIILAKELLEKEGRRMNINVPKAMKDGYFVMLADEFNFGNVEDLLSNIGYSRITPRKVLKRLHAVLTEVEGVQAEIPKPEQNPVIEGEKTKGAANSIDIEGVDNVLIRFAGCCTPLPGEPIIGYISRGRGVVIHSATCPNIKSLEEERLLNVSWSGSQEESQHPAQIRIRCRNQKGLLAKICTVLTEMDVNIDSGEFKSDLDGNSVLEFTVEVIDLGHLHRSLNKLKTIENVLEATRLS
- a CDS encoding cysteine hydrolase family protein; the protein is MKALLIIDMQKALFAAGHRHDATGVISRINSLIAKARDKNLPVIFIRHNSEEDGLQLNSEGWQILDELDFRPIDITVEKSNCDSFCNTELEQILTQMNVDELIITGCCTDFCVDSTVRRAATMGHKVHVASDSHTTANKPYLDAETIIKHHNFVWSEMYAPILVTVEPATTILNEL
- a CDS encoding CerR family C-terminal domain-containing protein — translated: MTQHTKGKTNKARGEETREKLLKVGLKLFAMNGFNGVSMRSLAAEAEVNLATVGYHFGGKQGLYEAVIEEIVRFRDEVMPGEEAVLEQLARFEAGEISKKDLVVWFFRAQMHGILSDPITLWGVMLINREMADPSESYALLDKEFFAPSFDSMHLLLKAAMPEGTPYTEIIVVGAALIGIVLKFVNPKPCTDRLGWYEMTPERIEELTEILSRRVVAFVGC